The genomic segment AAAATCTATTTAACATTTATTATCATTTAATAAGATAATATTATCACACCGGAGGTTCTAATGATCGACTACAGACTGAATACATTCTTGGTTCTGTGCGACTGTATGAATTACAGAAAAGCGGCAGAGATCCTCCATATCACCCAACCTGCCATTACACAGCAGATCCATTTTCTGGAGCGCGAATATGACTGTAAGCTGTTCACTTACGATAATCGCCGTCTCTACAAGACCGATGCGGCACGTACATTGGAGCAGTATGCCCGAGCCGCCAAGTATCACGATCAAAACCTACGTGAGAAGCTCGCAGAAAGCGCAGTATACGAGCTTAAGATCGGCGCAACAAAAACGATCGGCGACTACGTTCTGCAAGACCATATCTACCGTTATCTTGACCGCCAAGACCACACGCTGAGTCTCGTCGTCGATAACACAGAGCATCTGCTCTATCTGTTGGAAGAGAATAAACTGGATTTCGCCGTGATAGAAGGTTTCTTTGACAAAGAACGATTCGACAGTATGCTATTTCGTCGCGAACCATTCGTCGGCATCTGCCATAAGGCGCATCCGTTCGCAAATCGTGAAGTCACTATAGAAGAATTGTTCCAAGAGACTATTATTCATCGCGAGGACGGTTCCGGCACACGTGCGATCTTGGAGCAAGAGTTGACTGCTTATAACGAATCGTTAGAGCGATTCAAACATCACATCTCCATTTCCAGTTTCAAAGTAATCGTCGATCTCGTAAAAAACGGTTACGGCATTTCGTTCGTATATGAGGT from the Selenomonadales bacterium genome contains:
- a CDS encoding LysR family transcriptional regulator; amino-acid sequence: MIDYRLNTFLVLCDCMNYRKAAEILHITQPAITQQIHFLEREYDCKLFTYDNRRLYKTDAARTLEQYARAAKYHDQNLREKLAESAVYELKIGATKTIGDYVLQDHIYRYLDRQDHTLSLVVDNTEHLLYLLEENKLDFAVIEGFFDKERFDSMLFRREPFVGICHKAHPFANREVTIEELFQETIIHREDGSGTRAILEQELTAYNESLERFKHHISISSFKVIVDLVKNGYGISFVYEVLADSDPFLAKFILQQKPIMREFNIIYLKHTDPQEKIARFFGKDLLLTNSQ